In Pannonibacter sp. XCT-53, the sequence CCTTCGGCGCGCTGTTGGGAGATCAGGGAGGTACCCGCAAATGAACTCGCTTTTTGCCTTGATGCGGCGCAGGGAAACCGTCGACTGCACCGTGGAGATCAACAACACGTTCGATCAGCTGGGCGCGCATGTGCGCTTCGACAACGGTGTCGTGGTGCATCCCGGCGATGAGGTCTTCGTCCATGGCGCGCCCGTGTCGATCCCCTACGGTCGCTGCGAGAGCTTCCGCCGCGAGGCGACGATCCAGCGTGCGGGCTTCCTGGAACGCGCCTGGATCCGGGCGACGGGCGATCTCGACATGATGGAACTGTGCGAATTCAGCTTCACCGAAAGGGCACTGTCATGAACAAGCCGGTTTCCAACACCGATCTGGCGGACCACAGGACGCTTGACGATCGCAAGTCGGCCGTCAACGACACCACCCGCAGCGCGCTGGTGTCCACCATGCTGACGCCGCGCTTCTACACCACCGACTTTGAGGAGATGGACCGGATCAATGTCGAACCGGTCCGTGTCGAATGGGACGCGCTGATTGCCCAGATGCGCAGCGACCCGAACCAGGGCCACTTCAAGCGCAACGAGGAATGGGACGATGTCGACCTGGACGCCCTGCCGGCGGACCTGCGCGAGGAGCTGATCGATTTCCTCGTGTCCTCGCTGACCTCAGAGTTTTCGGGCTGCGTGCTGTACAAGGAAATGAAGCGGCGCGGCAAGAACAAGGAGATCTGCGAGCTGTTCGGCTACATGAGCCGGGACGAGAGCCGCCATGCAGGCTTCATCAACGACGCGCTCAAGGACTTCGGAATTGGCGTCAACATGGGCTTTCTGGCCAAGGCCAAGAAGTATACCTACTTCAAGCCCAAGTTCATCTACTATGCGACCTATCTGTCCGAGAAGATCGGCTATGCCCGTTACATCACCATCTTCCGACATCTCGAGCAGCATCCCGAGCACCGCTTCCATCCGATCTTCAAGTGGTTCCGCCAGTGGTGCAATGACGAGTTCTCGCATGGCGAGGCGTTCTCGCTGATCATCCGCTCGGATCCCCGTCTGCTGCGCGGGCGCAACAAGCTCTGGATCAAGTTCTTCCTGCTGGCGGTGTTTGCGACCATGTATGTGCGCGATCACATGCGGCCTGCCTTCCACAAGGCGCTGGGCGTCAACATCGAGGACTATGACCTTCGCGTCTTCCGCCTCACTTCCGAGATCTCGCGCCAGTGTTTCCCGCTGGTGCTGGATCTCGAGCATCCGGCGCTCATCGAGGGCTTCCGGCGCATGGAGCGGATCAATCGCAGGATGCAGGCGGCCACGGAGCGCGGGGGGCTCTCCGGCCGGCTCGGCCGCGCCTGGTGGGGCCTGGCGGCCGGCGCCAACTTCCTGCGCATGTACATGATCCCGGCGAAGAAGAACGACCTGCCGGCGACCTCGCGTCTGCAGCCCGTCTGGTGAGGGGGACAGGATGAACCTTGCAAGTCCGGTCACGGCTGTGCTGCTCGCCATCGGGATCTGGTGGCTGTCGACCGGGCTTGTCCTTGCCATGGTGCACTGGTCGGGCAAGAAGTCCCTCCGGCCCTGGCAGTTGCTGCCGTGGGTGACCGGGATCGGCGTTCTCGGCTTCGTCCTGATGCTGGAAGGCAGCGCGGCGCAGACGCCGGTCGGCTCCTACACGGGCTTCTTCGGGGCGCTGCTGGTCTGGGCCTGGCATGAGACCACCTTTCTCACCGGGATGGTCACCGGCCGGCACAAGGGCGAATGCCCGCCGGGCCTCACCGGTCTGGCCCGGTTCCGTGCGGCCTGGGCGGCGGTCTGTGATCATGAGATCGCCCTGCTGGTGACGGCCGTGGTCCTGTGGCTCGCCCTGCGCCATGCCGCCAACCTCTTCGGCCTTGCCACGTTCGGGCTGCTGTGGGGCATGCGGATTTCCTCCAAGTTGCTGATCTTTCTCGGTGCGCGGCACGCGATCAGCGGTCTGATGCCGCCGGCGATCCTGCATCTGCGCTCCTATTTCAACACCGGCCGGACGACCCCGCTGTTTCCGCTGTTCCTGGCTGGCGCCATCGGGATCTTCGCCGTGCTGGTCGTCGGCGTGCTGCGGGCACACCAGCCCTATTCGGAGGTTGGCCACCTCCTGCTGGCGACCTTCATGGCGCTGGCCATCATCGAACATCTCATTCTCGTGCTGCCCGTCTCGGACACCGCGCTGTGGCGCTGGGCCGTCCCCGGATCGCGTCCGGCGCATGACGC encodes:
- the acsF gene encoding magnesium-protoporphyrin IX monomethyl ester (oxidative) cyclase, which encodes MNKPVSNTDLADHRTLDDRKSAVNDTTRSALVSTMLTPRFYTTDFEEMDRINVEPVRVEWDALIAQMRSDPNQGHFKRNEEWDDVDLDALPADLREELIDFLVSSLTSEFSGCVLYKEMKRRGKNKEICELFGYMSRDESRHAGFINDALKDFGIGVNMGFLAKAKKYTYFKPKFIYYATYLSEKIGYARYITIFRHLEQHPEHRFHPIFKWFRQWCNDEFSHGEAFSLIIRSDPRLLRGRNKLWIKFFLLAVFATMYVRDHMRPAFHKALGVNIEDYDLRVFRLTSEISRQCFPLVLDLEHPALIEGFRRMERINRRMQAATERGGLSGRLGRAWWGLAAGANFLRMYMIPAKKNDLPATSRLQPVW
- a CDS encoding DUF3623 family protein; this translates as MNLASPVTAVLLAIGIWWLSTGLVLAMVHWSGKKSLRPWQLLPWVTGIGVLGFVLMLEGSAAQTPVGSYTGFFGALLVWAWHETTFLTGMVTGRHKGECPPGLTGLARFRAAWAAVCDHEIALLVTAVVLWLALRHAANLFGLATFGLLWGMRISSKLLIFLGARHAISGLMPPAILHLRSYFNTGRTTPLFPLFLAGAIGIFAVLVVGVLRAHQPYSEVGHLLLATFMALAIIEHLILVLPVSDTALWRWAVPGSRPAHDAGSVPASALRPVRRQPETP